CGCGCCGGGGGTGAGCCGGCCGTCCCCCCGGCTCCACAGCAGCCCGCGCTGTTCGAGGGTGGCCACCAGCCGCACCACGGTGGACTTGGCCAGCCCGGTGGCGTCGGTCAACTCCCGTACGCTGCGGGAGCGGTGGGTGTCGTCGAACAGGGCGAGCAGATCCAGTGCGCGCAGGACGCTCCGTACGCCCTCGCCGCCCTCTCCGGCCGCCGTCCCCATCGCCGTCCTCCTCGCCGCACACCGCATAAGCCACCTATCGGTGCGACGGTACCACCAGGCGGTCCAAGGGGGGTGGGAGTCGGCTACGCCGGAATGACCGTGGCCAGGTCGGCGGGCATCCGGCCCCGGAGATCATCCCACTCGCCCGCGCTGATATGGCGTTGCAGGGCCTCCAGGACGGTGTGGACCAGCTGTTCGGTGTCGCCCTGGATCGCGTACGGGAAGTCGTGCCGGATCCGCTGGAAGAACTCCTCGCTGTGCATCTTCACGGGCGTCTCCGCCGGTCTCCATCCCTCGTAGTAGATGCCGCGCACCAGCATCGGGAGCTGTGCGCCGAACTGGACGGCCTCGTCCACCGTCAGCCGGTCCCGCAGCTGGTGCAGCACCGTGCGCAGGGCGGCGTAGGACTGTTTACGGCGCTCCTTGGGCCAGCCGTACGCGTCCTCGATCTCCTTGAGGAGCCGGTTGGTCTTGTCGACGGTCGTGTCGAACGCGGGAAAGCCTGTCGCAACCATCGTGTTCGTCCTTTCGGTGCCCGCGGCGGCCGCCCGGCGACGCGGAGGGCCGCTGCGAGGGGTGGGAGAGCCTCAGAAGCCTCCCGGCTGTTGCGGCTGTTGCTGTTGCTGTTGCTGTTGCTGTTGTTGTTGCTGGGGCTCCTGCTGCTGTCGGCTCTCGCCCTGGATGCTCTCGGTGATCTCTATGTGGCGGGGCTTGGCGGTCTCCGCCTTGGGCACGGTGATCGTGAGGATGCCCTCGGACATGGCCGCCTTGACGCCCTCGGTGTTCACCTCGCTCGGGAGCCGCAGCCGGTACTCGAAACGACCCGTGCGGCGCCCGCCGCGGCGCAGGACGCCCTTGCGCTCCCGTTCCTTGATCTCCCCGGTGACGGTCAGCTCCTGGCCGTTGACCTCGATGTCGATCTCCTGGCGCCGCACGCCGGGGAGTTCGAGTTCGACGTGGTACGCCTCGTCCCCTTCGGTCACGTCGGCGGCGGGTGTCCACGTCGCGAGTCCGGGCACCGCGGCCCCCCCGACCGTGGATTCGAGCAAACCGCCCATCTGGCTGAGCAGGTCGTCGAACTCCGCCAGCGGATTGCGCACCCAGACCCGGGGGCGGTCCATCGCGCCTTGGCGCTGCGGTTGGTGTCGTCGTACGGGTGTGCTCATCGCCGTTCACCTCCGGTCGTATGGAGTGGATGTGGATGGGGAGCGGATGGGTATCGGATCGGCGGTCGGGCGGGTGAGGTCGGCGGCGGTGTGGCCGAGGTGGTCATGGACGTGGTGGACGGCCATCGCCCCCTCGCCGGCCGCCGAGGTCACCCGCTTGACCGAGCCGCTGCGCACATCACCGGCGGCGAAGACCCCCGGCAGACGCGGGCCACCAGCACCCGCAGCCGGTCCACCGGGACGGCCAGCACCTCCCCGGCCTCCCGGACGTGGGCGGCGAAGAAGGCCGCCTGCCCCTGGAGCAGGGCCAGTTCGCCGGGGAAGCGCCCCGGGCCGTGCACCCTCAGCACCCGCTCGTCCGGGGTGCCGTGCTGCTCGGTGATCGCGATGGTGCCGCTGAGGACGACGAGGAAGTCCGTGCCCCGGTCGCCCTCGCGGATGACCGCCTCACCAGCCGCCACCGACCGGCGGGTGCCGTGCCCGGAGAGGAACGCGATCTGCTGGTCCGTCAGCCGCGGAAACGCGCCGTACAGATCCGGGGTCTCGTCCGGCAGATCCGGGGTCTCGTCCGGTGCCGCTCCCTCCGGTGCGGTGTCCGGGGAACGGTCCTCGCCCGACATCAGGCCATGGCCTCGTGGGCGTAGCACCACCGCCAGGTCTCGCCCGGTTCCATGGGCTCGACGATGGGGTGTTCCTCGGCGTACGCGTGGGCCCGGGCGTGCTTGAGCGGCGAGGAGTCGCAGCACCCCACGTGTCCACAGGTCAGGCAGAGCCGCAGATGGACCCAGGGGGACCCCAGGCGCAGGCACTCCTCGCACCCCTCGGGGCTGCGCGGGGAGACCGGGCGCACCATCGACAGATGCGGATCGGGCTCGATGGCCATGGCGTTCACCCTTTCTCGTTTCCAGGATGAGCAGGGACGGGACGGCCCGCACCTCGAACCGCGCGGCGGTCCGGAGGGTGCGGCCGATGGCGGGACGGTCCGGTGCGGCATCGGGCTCACGCGGCTTTCCCGAGTCCGGCGATCTCCGGGTGCCGCTCGTAGGTGACCACCAGTTCGCCGTGTCGGCCGTCGACCTTGACGGTGGTGCCTTCCTGGACGTCGCCGCGTAGCAGGGCGCGTCCGATGCGGGTCTCGACCTCGTGGGAGATGTAGCGGCGCAGCGGGCGGGCGCCGTAGACCGGGTCGTCGATCTCGGTGTGGCCGTAATCCTGGGCCCTGGTCTGGGCGTTCTGGAGGGCTTCCTGGGACTTCTGGGCGAGGCGGTTCATGTCCATGGTGGTTCTTCACTCCTCGCGCCTGGTTCTTCACTCCTCGCGCCGCTGCGGCGCAGTGCGGCTTCGAGCCGGTTGATGCGGTCGAGCAGATCGAGCACCAGGCCGATGGAGGCGTAGTTCAGGCAGAGCCCGGTGTGCAGCCGCTCGACGCGGCCCAGCGCCGCCGGGGCGTCGAGGGCGAACACCAGCCGTCCGGCGGCGTCGCGTTCGGCGTCGATCAGGCCGAGGGCGACGAAGCGCCGGATCAGGTCGGGGTGGAGCCCGGTGCGGCCGGCCACGGTCTCCAGGGACAGCCTGCGCGCGGGCACCAGCTCGTAGTGGACGGACGTCACGGGCAGGTGGCGGGTGGCCGTGACGGTCCCGGGTACGTGCGTGCTCATCGCTCACTCCTGGGGTCGAAGGAGGAGGTGCGGCCCAGCTCCTCGAACAGCTCCCGCTCCCGGGCGCCGGGGTGGGGCGGCACCATGATGCGGATCTCGGCGTACAGATCGCCGTCGGGGCCGCGGGGGTTGGGCATGCCCTCGCCGCGCAGCCGCAGCTTGCGGCCGGTGGAGGTGCCGGGCGGGACGGTCACCTTGGCGGTGCCGCCGGGCGTGGGTACGGGGACGGTCGCGCCGAGCGCGGCTTCCCAGGGGGACACCGGAAGGTGGATGTGGACGTTCCGGCCCTCCAGCCGGAACCGCGGATGCGGCAGGATCCGCACCCGCAGATACAGATCCCCGGCCGGTGCGTCACCGGTGCCCCGGCCGCCCTGCCCGGCCAGCCGGATGCGCTGGCCATCCACGACGCCGGGCGGTACGTCGACCTCGAAGCTGCGCTGCCCCGTCGGCCCGGCCAGGGTGACGGTGCGGCGGCCGCCGTGGTACGCGTCCTCGACGGTGAGCGGCAGCTCCGCCTCCTGGTCGGCCCCGGGGATGTCCATGCGGCCTCCGCCCCGGCCCCCCATGCCGCCGCCGAAGAACGCGCCGAACAGGTCCTCGAAGTCCACTCCGCCGCCCGCGACGTCGTCGCCGAAGCCACGGACGAACCGGACCCGGTCCCCGTCCCCGGAGGTCGTCCAGCCGCGGAATCCGCCGCCTCCGCCGCCGACACCGGCGCCGACCCGCTCCTCCCAGTCCTCGGGGATCTTGCGGTAGTCCTCGCCGAACCGGTCATAGCGGGCCCGGGTCTTCGGGTCGGAGAGCACGCTGTAGGCGTCGTTGAGCTCCTTGAACCGCTCCTCGGCGTTCGGGTCCTTGTTCACATCCGGGTGGTACTTGCGGGCCTGGGTGCGGAACGCCTGCTGGATCTCGTCCTGGCTCGCGCCCCGGGACACCCCCAGCACCTCGTAGTAGTCCCGTGCCATGGCCGTCTCACTCCCGCTTCGCCACGGCCACGGCCACCGGCCTCAGCTGTTTGTCGGCCTTCCCGTAGCCGGGGCGCAGCACCTGGACCACGGTGCCCGGTTCCGCGTCGGGGTCCTCGACCACGCCGACCACCTCGTGCCGGGCCGGATCGAACGGCACCCCCGTCTCGGCCTCCCGCTCGTAGCCGAGCCGGGACAGGGTGTCCACGGCCTGGTCGTGGATGGCCCTGACGCCCTCCACGATCGAGCCGGGATCGGCCTCGGCGTGGGAGAGGGCCAGCTCGAGGTTGTCGATCACGGGCAGCAGGGCCGCCGCCGTACGGGCCCGCTCGGCGGCCCGCTCCCGCTCCAACTCCCTGGCATGGCGCTTGCGCAGATTCTCCAGATCGGCCAAGGCCCGGCGCCAGCGGTCGTCGAGCTCGGCCACCGCGGCGGCCTGCTCGACCGCCCGCTCGTCGGCTTCGCGGAGGGCGGGGCCGCCGGCCGCGTCCGGGCCGGGGCCCTCCCCGCCCGCGCCGCGCGCCTCCGCGGCGCCCGGGGCGGGCAGGCCCTGCTCCTGCTCCGGCTCCGTCACGGCGCCCTCCGGCACCGGGTCGGGCTGCTGCGGTTGAGTGGACATGGCGGCCTCTCAGTGCGCCTTCGTGGGATCGGCCTGTGCGGTCTTCGTGGGATCGGTCTTGGTCGGATCTGCCGTCGTCGGATCGGCCTTTCGGTTGAGCCCTTGTCGCATCGGTCAGCCCTTGTCGAACTCGGCGTCGATCACGTCCTCGTCGGCTCCGCCGCCCCCGGCGCCGGTGTCCTGGGCGTCGCCCGCCCCGGGTCCGGCCTCGCCGCCTGCCGCGCCGGCACCCGCGCCCGCGGGCTCGTGGGCCTGGAGCCCCGCGTAGACCTGCTGGAGCTCGGAGGCCAGCGGCCTGGTCCGATCGACACCGGCCTCGTCCCTGACCGCCTCGCGGGCATCGTGCACCAGCATCTCGGCGCGCGATCTCTCATGGGAGGGCACCGCGTCGCCCAGTTCAGCGAGCCGCTTCTCGACCTGGTAAGCGGCGGCATCCAGCTCATTGCGCGCGTCCACCGCCTCACGCAGCGCCTGATCCTCACCACGGTTGCGCTCGGCCTCCTGGACCATCCGCTCCACCTCCCCACGGTCGAGATTGCCGGTCTCACTGATCTGAACGGACTGCTCCTTGCCGGTGTCCCTGTCCCGCGCCGTGACGTTGAGGATGCCGTTGGCGTCGATATCGAAGGTCACCTCCACCTGCGGCTCACCACGCGGCGCCGGACGGATACCGGTCAGCTGGAACCGGCCGAGCACCCGGTTGTCAGCAGCCCGCTCACGCTCACCCTGAAGGATCACGATGTCCACAGCCTGCTGATTGTCCTCAGCCGTGGAGAACGTCTCAGTGCGGCGCACCGGAATCGTGGTGTTCCGGTCAATGATCTTCGTCATCACACCGCCACGGGTCTCCACACCCAGCGACAACGGCGTCACATCCAGCAGCAGGACATCCTTGACCTCACCCTTGAGCACCCCGGCCTGGATCGCCGCACCCAGCGCCACCACCTCATCGGGATTGACGCTCATATTCGGCTCCTTGCCACCGGTCATCCGGCGGACCAGAGCCTGCACAGCGGGCATCCGGGTCGAGCCACCGACCAGGATCACCTCATCGATATCACTCTCACCCACCTTGGCATCGCCCATGGCCTGCCGCACCGGGCCCAGACACCGCTCCACCAGATCCCCGGTGATCTGCTCGAACGTGGACCGCATCACCGTCTCGGTCAAATGCTTCGGACCGGAAGCATCCGCGGTGATAAACGGCAGACTGACCTGGGTCCGGGCCACCGAACTCAGCTCGGTCTTGGCCTTCTCCGCGGCCTCGAAGAGCCGCTGCAACGCCTGCGGGTCCCGACGCAGATCAATCCCGTTCTCCCGCTGGAACCCATCGGCAAGATGATCGACCAGCCGCCGGTCGAAATCGTCCCCGCCCAGATGACTGTCACCCGCCGTGGAGCGGACCTCCACCACCCCGTCCCCGACATCCAGGATGGACACATCGAAGGTGCCGCCACCGAGGTCGAAGACCAGGACAGTCTCATGACCCTTCTTGTCCAGACCGTAGGCGAGGGCAGCCGCGGTCGGCTCGTTGATGATCCGCAGCACCTTCAGACCGGCGATCTCCCCCGCATCCTTGGTCGCACTGCGCTGGGCATCGTTGAAATACGCGGGCACCGTGATGACCGCCTCGGTCACCCGCTCCCCCAGCTGCTTCCCGGCGTCGTCAGCCAGCTTGCGCAGCACCTGCGCACTGATCTCCTCCGGCGAGTACAGCTTCTCACCCACCTTGAAGCGGGCCAGCCCCCCCTCGTCCGGGACGACGTCATAGGCCACCGCCCTGGCCTCGTCGGAAACCTCGTCATAGTGACGGCCGATGAACCGCTTGGCCGAGTAGATGGTGCCCTTGGGATTGAGGATCGCCTGGCGCCGGGCCAACTGCCCCACCAGCCGCTCACCGGTATCGGTGAAAGCCACCACCGACGGTGTGGTGCGGCTTCCCTCGGAATTCGGAACGACCGAGGCCTCACCGCCTTCCCACGCGGCGATCACCGAGTTGGTGGTACCCAGGTCGATACCGACTGCCTTGGCCATGGCAACTCCTTCCAGGGGCGGCCCCGGGCCACATGCACTGCCCAGACGGCCGCGGAAGCGGGATCGATGGACGGGGCCTCTCCTTCAAGGGTGACAAATCGGACAGGAATCGGCCCCTGTGCGCCGGGGTCGAATATCGGTGGCCCGAATACGCCCATGGACGGGGGCC
This genomic interval from Streptomyces asiaticus contains the following:
- a CDS encoding DUF2267 domain-containing protein, whose translation is MVATGFPAFDTTVDKTNRLLKEIEDAYGWPKERRKQSYAALRTVLHQLRDRLTVDEAVQFGAQLPMLVRGIYYEGWRPAETPVKMHSEEFFQRIRHDFPYAIQGDTEQLVHTVLEALQRHISAGEWDDLRGRMPADLATVIPA
- a CDS encoding Hsp20/alpha crystallin family protein, encoding MSTPVRRHQPQRQGAMDRPRVWVRNPLAEFDDLLSQMGGLLESTVGGAAVPGLATWTPAADVTEGDEAYHVELELPGVRRQEIDIEVNGQELTVTGEIKERERKGVLRRGGRRTGRFEYRLRLPSEVNTEGVKAAMSEGILTITVPKAETAKPRHIEITESIQGESRQQQEPQQQQQQQQQQQQQPQQPGGF
- a CDS encoding cyclic nucleotide-binding domain-containing protein encodes the protein MSGEDRSPDTAPEGAAPDETPDLPDETPDLYGAFPRLTDQQIAFLSGHGTRRSVAAGEAVIREGDRGTDFLVVLSGTIAITEQHGTPDERVLRVHGPGRFPGELALLQGQAAFFAAHVREAGEVLAVPVDRLRVLVARVCRGSSPPVMCAAARSSG
- a CDS encoding UBP-type zinc finger domain-containing protein — its product is MAIEPDPHLSMVRPVSPRSPEGCEECLRLGSPWVHLRLCLTCGHVGCCDSSPLKHARAHAYAEEHPIVEPMEPGETWRWCYAHEAMA
- a CDS encoding chaperone modulator CbpM → MSTHVPGTVTATRHLPVTSVHYELVPARRLSLETVAGRTGLHPDLIRRFVALGLIDAERDAAGRLVFALDAPAALGRVERLHTGLCLNYASIGLVLDLLDRINRLEAALRRSGARSEEPGARSEEPPWT
- a CDS encoding DnaJ C-terminal domain-containing protein produces the protein MARDYYEVLGVSRGASQDEIQQAFRTQARKYHPDVNKDPNAEERFKELNDAYSVLSDPKTRARYDRFGEDYRKIPEDWEERVGAGVGGGGGGFRGWTTSGDGDRVRFVRGFGDDVAGGGVDFEDLFGAFFGGGMGGRGGGRMDIPGADQEAELPLTVEDAYHGGRRTVTLAGPTGQRSFEVDVPPGVVDGQRIRLAGQGGRGTGDAPAGDLYLRVRILPHPRFRLEGRNVHIHLPVSPWEAALGATVPVPTPGGTAKVTVPPGTSTGRKLRLRGEGMPNPRGPDGDLYAEIRIMVPPHPGARERELFEELGRTSSFDPRSER
- a CDS encoding nucleotide exchange factor GrpE is translated as MSTQPQQPDPVPEGAVTEPEQEQGLPAPGAAEARGAGGEGPGPDAAGGPALREADERAVEQAAAVAELDDRWRRALADLENLRKRHARELERERAAERARTAAALLPVIDNLELALSHAEADPGSIVEGVRAIHDQAVDTLSRLGYEREAETGVPFDPARHEVVGVVEDPDAEPGTVVQVLRPGYGKADKQLRPVAVAVAKRE
- the dnaK gene encoding molecular chaperone DnaK, producing MAKAVGIDLGTTNSVIAAWEGGEASVVPNSEGSRTTPSVVAFTDTGERLVGQLARRQAILNPKGTIYSAKRFIGRHYDEVSDEARAVAYDVVPDEGGLARFKVGEKLYSPEEISAQVLRKLADDAGKQLGERVTEAVITVPAYFNDAQRSATKDAGEIAGLKVLRIINEPTAAALAYGLDKKGHETVLVFDLGGGTFDVSILDVGDGVVEVRSTAGDSHLGGDDFDRRLVDHLADGFQRENGIDLRRDPQALQRLFEAAEKAKTELSSVARTQVSLPFITADASGPKHLTETVMRSTFEQITGDLVERCLGPVRQAMGDAKVGESDIDEVILVGGSTRMPAVQALVRRMTGGKEPNMSVNPDEVVALGAAIQAGVLKGEVKDVLLLDVTPLSLGVETRGGVMTKIIDRNTTIPVRRTETFSTAEDNQQAVDIVILQGERERAADNRVLGRFQLTGIRPAPRGEPQVEVTFDIDANGILNVTARDRDTGKEQSVQISETGNLDRGEVERMVQEAERNRGEDQALREAVDARNELDAAAYQVEKRLAELGDAVPSHERSRAEMLVHDAREAVRDEAGVDRTRPLASELQQVYAGLQAHEPAGAGAGAAGGEAGPGAGDAQDTGAGGGGADEDVIDAEFDKG